The following proteins come from a genomic window of Paenibacillus swuensis:
- a CDS encoding sensor histidine kinase produces the protein MKRKRFKIPVPYTLRNRMMIMQITAILVPVLLIGSMSYVAIYHILENKIQRGVELNLKQVRSKLETTLDNMNYVTKQQALDERTVNLLQAYRNADKYDRYLIKREFDSRMLLMKNTNPDIGMLFFYFPGEEGVLFENPTVRLERDPRTFPLLSQHEAQGYNVYGPHESMDGNPGLVISFLRKVQPDNPGLHQGYFYLETKFPLSESLIHHQQYGMAVKHVLANQAGKIVFTERPEAYPQGNQLIDAVKKHYDKDHRMYLFHETSSQGWTITASVSRSELRGEIYSWLTNFTIILVFSVLLGFFLARQTWRMIVDKLGSFKKEIEQVANGSFQEPPQMLDVMEFDDLILKFDHMRERLLHLMEVVAEKEKNKRDLEVEKLKYQINPHFIHNTLNTIQWIARLNKQHEIDHLIAVFTRLLHYNLGKEGEMIRLREEIQAITDYVELQRIRYQFHFQVLFEIPEEAADIYIPGFLLQPLVENSMYHGFTQSDGSITIEVSRQAEEWIVEVRDNGQGISEEDIARLFVDEPSRRKSGLGIGLSFVDRTLKNRYGDTYGLQVSSTVGEGTTMRIRIPVFPVQELGGEKS, from the coding sequence GTATGTCCTACGTGGCGATCTATCACATTCTGGAGAATAAGATTCAACGAGGCGTGGAGCTCAATTTGAAGCAGGTACGGTCCAAGCTTGAGACAACACTGGATAATATGAATTACGTCACCAAACAGCAAGCGCTTGATGAGCGAACCGTTAACCTGCTTCAAGCGTATCGGAATGCCGACAAATATGATCGGTATCTGATCAAGCGGGAATTTGACTCCCGCATGCTGCTGATGAAGAACACGAATCCCGACATCGGCATGTTGTTCTTCTACTTTCCGGGAGAGGAAGGCGTCCTGTTCGAGAATCCGACCGTTCGGCTGGAGAGGGACCCGAGAACATTTCCACTGTTATCCCAGCATGAGGCCCAAGGATACAATGTCTATGGACCCCATGAATCCATGGATGGCAATCCAGGACTGGTTATCTCCTTTCTTCGCAAAGTGCAGCCGGACAATCCCGGGCTACATCAGGGTTATTTCTATTTGGAGACGAAATTTCCTCTGTCTGAGAGCCTGATTCATCATCAGCAGTATGGCATGGCGGTAAAGCACGTGCTGGCGAATCAAGCCGGAAAGATCGTGTTCACCGAACGTCCCGAAGCCTATCCGCAAGGGAATCAATTAATTGACGCTGTTAAAAAACATTATGACAAGGATCACCGAATGTACCTGTTTCATGAAACCAGTTCGCAAGGCTGGACCATAACGGCTTCCGTAAGCCGATCCGAGCTTAGAGGAGAAATCTATTCCTGGCTGACGAATTTCACAATCATTCTCGTCTTCTCCGTCCTGCTCGGTTTCTTCCTGGCGCGGCAAACCTGGCGAATGATTGTGGACAAGCTGGGATCGTTCAAGAAAGAGATTGAACAGGTTGCAAACGGTTCGTTCCAAGAGCCTCCCCAGATGCTGGACGTTATGGAATTCGACGATCTGATTTTGAAATTTGATCATATGAGAGAACGTCTGCTGCACTTGATGGAAGTCGTGGCGGAGAAGGAGAAGAATAAGCGGGACCTGGAAGTGGAGAAGCTGAAGTACCAGATTAATCCTCATTTCATCCATAATACGCTGAATACCATTCAATGGATCGCGAGGTTGAACAAGCAACACGAAATTGATCATCTCATCGCCGTGTTCACCAGACTGTTGCACTATAACTTGGGGAAGGAAGGGGAGATGATACGTCTGCGTGAGGAAATTCAAGCCATCACCGACTATGTGGAGCTGCAGCGGATTCGGTATCAATTCCATTTCCAGGTGCTGTTTGAAATTCCCGAGGAAGCCGCAGATATATACATTCCGGGTTTCCTCTTGCAACCGTTAGTGGAGAACTCCATGTATCATGGTTTTACGCAATCGGATGGTTCCATCACGATCGAAGTCAGCCGACAGGCGGAAGAATGGATTGTGGAAGTGCGCGACAACGGTCAAGGGATAAGTGAGGAAGATATCGCGCGCTTGTTCGTTGACGAGCCCTCCCGCCGTAAGTCGGGACTCGGCATCGGTCTAAGCTTCGTGGACCGGACTTTAAAGAACCGTTACGGCGATACGTACGGCTTGCAGGTTTCCAGCACGGTCGGCGAGGGGACAACGATGCGTATACGCATTCCTGTCTTTCCTGTTCAAGAACTAGGAGGAGAGAAATCATGA
- a CDS encoding response regulator transcription factor, whose amino-acid sequence MRTLIVDDEHFVRKGLMFTLPWESFQFKIVGEADNGQSALAFMRAHEVDVLITDLTMPIMNGFELMKQVREEFPYVWIVVLTCHQDFAYAQEALQLGAIDYLVKTQIEGQHSYETLQRISRRITHEGSLRHSSSAEPFQGVNATECERWDFLLIPVPPEPMAIVEVWGELQHEDMTRVGEVGWFIRNHRYRSRSELLDALLEQERYKRYLIIVISGESTSWTRGFERYVEHLVFYEFHPDQPVLFEYAQSGQASEGSSDSAIAEELRSQWLTFRWIYGDHVFHEWMRTVQRVRPAKSALMTIMGDTLFAWEFIEGVREMLEPWRVTGGPRCLRDLVSMLQSIRGILRSRPVTEEVAICICKAVRHMSESLHEPLGLEEVAQRVGLSRGYFSQCIRQVTGKSYHDMIIEMRIAHASRLLAETNALIYQVAEQSGFRDEKYFSKVFKHYTGRLPTEFRNVCNIQSRNSQGRKSQDEGGISAGMNETLNS is encoded by the coding sequence ATGAGGACATTGATTGTGGATGATGAGCATTTTGTACGTAAAGGACTGATGTTTACACTGCCTTGGGAGTCATTTCAGTTCAAGATTGTCGGGGAGGCGGATAACGGACAGAGCGCCCTTGCGTTCATGCGCGCCCACGAGGTGGATGTGCTGATTACCGATCTGACCATGCCGATCATGAACGGTTTCGAGCTCATGAAGCAGGTTCGCGAGGAGTTTCCATATGTGTGGATTGTCGTGCTCACGTGCCACCAGGATTTTGCTTATGCCCAGGAAGCGCTGCAGTTAGGTGCCATTGATTATTTGGTCAAAACACAGATAGAGGGCCAGCACTCTTATGAAACGCTGCAACGAATTTCCAGAAGAATTACACACGAGGGAAGCTTAAGGCACTCTTCTTCGGCCGAGCCCTTTCAAGGTGTGAACGCGACAGAGTGCGAACGTTGGGATTTCCTGTTAATACCGGTTCCGCCTGAGCCAATGGCGATTGTGGAGGTTTGGGGAGAGCTGCAACATGAGGATATGACTCGGGTAGGAGAGGTTGGTTGGTTCATCAGGAATCATCGTTACCGATCGAGAAGTGAACTGCTGGATGCGCTCCTTGAACAGGAACGCTACAAGCGCTATCTCATTATTGTAATTTCCGGAGAATCCACTTCATGGACTCGAGGATTTGAGAGGTATGTGGAACATCTCGTATTCTACGAATTCCATCCCGACCAACCCGTCTTATTCGAGTATGCGCAATCCGGCCAAGCATCGGAAGGTTCGTCCGATTCAGCAATAGCAGAGGAGCTTCGAAGCCAATGGCTGACGTTCCGATGGATTTATGGTGATCATGTATTCCACGAGTGGATGCGGACCGTTCAGCGTGTCAGACCTGCGAAATCCGCATTGATGACTATTATGGGGGACACGCTTTTTGCATGGGAATTTATCGAGGGGGTCCGGGAAATGTTGGAGCCTTGGCGTGTGACCGGCGGACCTCGGTGCTTGCGAGACCTGGTGTCCATGCTTCAAAGCATTCGCGGGATCCTAAGATCCAGACCGGTGACGGAGGAAGTTGCGATCTGCATCTGTAAAGCGGTGCGGCACATGTCCGAAAGTCTGCATGAACCGTTAGGACTCGAGGAGGTTGCCCAACGTGTAGGGCTGAGCCGCGGTTACTTCAGTCAGTGTATACGTCAGGTCACCGGTAAATCTTATCATGACATGATTATAGAGATGAGGATTGCTCATGCTTCCCGATTGCTGGCGGAAACGAATGCGTTAATCTACCAAGTGGCTGAACAGTCCGGCTTTCGCGACGAGAAATATTTCAGTAAAGTGTTCAAACATTACACCGGTCGTCTGCCCACGGAATTCCGCAACGTTTGTAATATTCAATCCCGGAACAGCCAAGGGAGAAAATCGCAAGATGAGGGTGGAATTTCGGCCGGGATGAACGAAACACTTAACTCATAA
- a CDS encoding extracellular solute-binding protein, with the protein MLRKLAVVSLLASVVFVSACANSGNTNVEGQNIQNKTTNKVEEEKMDPYAPYTETITYTAARGVDQNPNFPDGQSWEKNDYQDFIEKQLNIKGKLLWTAPSDNEQYSKKLSLNIASNDLPDLFVLTGQQSYSLMRKLVDNGQIEDLTDVVEAYMSPTVKEIYKATENKAFDPVTFDGKIMGLPGVAESPHADYVWIREDWRKKLNLPEPTTVESLRQVSKAFAEMDPDGNKKKDTIGLAAQTEFASCAANMHTLDPLFYVNNAFPVCWQKDAEGKISWGGIQPENKAVLQLLRDMYKNGELDPEFGLKDNGKTAQETGSGKIGMVFQPWWAPFYPLGTTLKTFPDDPNVEWKAYVLPDQDGKVVATTAGYSSDTFLVVRKGYEHPELAVKMLNYMTDWGLHKYPEIEELNQVKFKGRQSAGSQYVGLGINYPDTVFKQLRSVEEVLKGSAEATALTPADADLYKQLKDPKATPDNRISTAAYLNGLKLDAESDMKVVVNAYTGQTETMATKWTTLLDTQKQAYLKIILGKEPVESFDTFVEQWKQLGGDQITQEVQEAVEKLPK; encoded by the coding sequence ATGTTAAGAAAGCTTGCTGTAGTATCGCTGCTGGCTTCTGTTGTTTTTGTAAGCGCATGCGCGAACTCAGGAAATACAAATGTTGAGGGTCAAAATATTCAAAACAAAACAACGAATAAAGTGGAAGAGGAGAAGATGGATCCGTATGCCCCTTACACCGAAACCATTACCTATACGGCGGCCAGAGGCGTGGATCAGAACCCGAACTTCCCGGACGGACAGAGTTGGGAGAAGAACGATTACCAGGATTTCATCGAGAAGCAACTGAACATTAAAGGCAAGCTCTTGTGGACGGCGCCAAGCGATAATGAGCAGTATTCCAAGAAGCTGTCGCTAAACATCGCAAGCAATGATCTGCCCGACTTGTTCGTTCTGACAGGGCAACAATCCTATTCCCTCATGAGGAAGCTTGTGGATAACGGCCAAATTGAGGATTTGACGGACGTTGTGGAGGCGTATATGTCTCCGACCGTTAAGGAAATTTACAAGGCTACAGAGAATAAGGCTTTCGATCCGGTGACATTCGACGGCAAAATCATGGGTCTGCCCGGCGTAGCGGAATCCCCTCATGCGGATTATGTATGGATTCGCGAAGACTGGCGGAAGAAGCTGAACCTGCCTGAGCCTACAACCGTGGAATCGTTGCGGCAAGTGTCGAAGGCGTTCGCCGAGATGGATCCGGACGGCAACAAGAAGAAGGATACGATCGGCCTGGCGGCCCAAACCGAATTCGCTTCCTGCGCGGCCAATATGCATACGCTGGATCCGTTATTCTACGTAAACAACGCGTTTCCGGTTTGTTGGCAGAAGGACGCTGAAGGCAAGATATCCTGGGGAGGTATCCAGCCGGAGAACAAAGCGGTTCTGCAATTGCTTCGCGACATGTACAAGAACGGAGAGCTGGATCCGGAGTTCGGTCTGAAGGATAACGGCAAGACCGCGCAGGAAACGGGCTCGGGCAAGATCGGCATGGTCTTCCAGCCGTGGTGGGCGCCATTCTACCCGCTGGGTACGACGCTGAAGACGTTCCCGGATGATCCGAATGTGGAATGGAAAGCTTACGTGTTGCCGGATCAGGACGGGAAAGTCGTCGCGACAACAGCGGGATATTCCTCCGATACGTTCCTTGTCGTACGCAAGGGTTATGAGCACCCTGAGCTTGCGGTGAAGATGCTGAACTATATGACCGACTGGGGTCTGCATAAATATCCGGAAATCGAGGAATTAAATCAGGTGAAATTTAAAGGGCGTCAAAGCGCGGGCTCCCAATATGTCGGTCTGGGCATCAATTATCCGGACACCGTATTTAAACAGCTGCGCAGTGTAGAAGAGGTGTTGAAAGGCAGTGCCGAGGCAACCGCATTGACGCCTGCGGACGCTGATTTGTACAAACAGCTGAAGGATCCGAAGGCGACCCCGGACAATCGGATTTCGACAGCGGCCTATCTAAACGGATTAAAGCTGGATGCGGAATCCGACATGAAGGTTGTCGTGAACGCTTATACAGGTCAGACAGAGACGATGGCCACAAAGTGGACGACACTGCTGGATACCCAGAAGCAAGCCTATCTGAAAATTATTCTGGGCAAGGAGCCTGTGGAGTCGTTCGATACTTTCGTTGAACAATGGAAGCAATTAGGCGGAGACCAGATTACACAAGAAGTGCAAGAGGCTGTGGAGAAGCTGCCTAAATAA
- a CDS encoding ABC transporter permease, which yields MLIPGIMLVMLFSIIPMAGIVMAFQKYNPVKGMFHSEWIGLDNIRFMLINPESAQIFKNTVIIALLKMTAGLLVPIVFALMLNELRVLWFKRVIQTVVYLPHFLSWVIIAGIIKDILSYNGVVNVLLGYAGFEPIKFMGSSVMFRPLLVVTDVWKEFGFSAVIYLAALTGISPHLYEAAEIDGATRMQKLRYITLPGIAATVVLLATLSLQNVLNAGFDQVFNLYNPLVYSTGDIIDTYVYRSGLEQGNYEVATAIGLFKSVISFVLIIAAYHLAKRFAGYKIF from the coding sequence ATGCTGATTCCGGGCATCATGCTCGTCATGTTGTTCAGCATTATTCCCATGGCCGGCATCGTGATGGCGTTCCAGAAGTATAACCCGGTCAAAGGCATGTTTCATTCGGAATGGATCGGACTGGATAATATACGGTTCATGCTGATTAATCCGGAGAGTGCGCAAATTTTCAAAAATACAGTCATCATCGCCCTGCTGAAGATGACCGCGGGCTTGCTCGTGCCGATCGTATTCGCGCTGATGCTCAACGAATTACGTGTGTTGTGGTTTAAACGAGTGATCCAAACCGTCGTGTACCTGCCTCATTTTCTCTCCTGGGTAATCATTGCGGGCATTATTAAAGACATTCTCTCCTATAACGGCGTGGTCAACGTGTTGTTAGGCTATGCGGGATTTGAACCGATTAAATTCATGGGCAGCAGCGTCATGTTCCGACCACTACTGGTTGTAACGGATGTGTGGAAGGAATTCGGATTTTCCGCTGTTATTTATCTGGCGGCATTAACGGGTATCAGCCCTCACTTGTATGAAGCGGCCGAGATCGACGGAGCGACGCGCATGCAGAAACTTCGCTACATTACGCTTCCAGGCATTGCCGCAACCGTCGTTCTTCTCGCCACCCTCAGCTTGCAAAATGTATTGAACGCCGGATTCGATCAGGTGTTCAATTTATATAATCCGCTTGTCTATTCTACCGGCGATATTATCGACACCTACGTGTACCGAAGCGGACTCGAGCAAGGAAATTACGAAGTGGCCACCGCCATCGGCCTGTTCAAGTCGGTTATCAGCTTTGTGTTGATTATCGCCGCATATCATCTGGCCAAGAGATTCGCCGGCTACAAAATTTTCTAG
- a CDS encoding carbohydrate ABC transporter permease: MSTAFTKRFSSFDWILIGLLFLVMVSSFAPILHTISVSFSNQAKADSGLVTLFPIGFNLNSYEKIVEDRQFLTAFWVSVKRVFWVALLSFVVTVLTAYPLAQDPRQFRFRNPVMWLLVFIMLFNGGLVPFYMAVKSYHMYNTMFALVLPNLFSVFNIILVVNFFRSLPRELEESASMDGAGPWRMLWNVIIPLSVPVLATITLFNIVGTWNEYLSGLIFIRDQELVPLQTYMQTLFVKMDPTQLTAENVKQLSEVSNKTLSAAKTFVSLIPILLIYPFLQRYFITGIMLGSVKE; the protein is encoded by the coding sequence ATGAGTACGGCCTTTACTAAACGATTTAGTTCTTTCGATTGGATTCTCATAGGGTTGCTGTTTCTGGTCATGGTGTCTTCTTTCGCGCCGATTCTGCATACGATATCCGTCTCCTTCAGTAATCAGGCCAAGGCGGACTCGGGTCTTGTGACCTTGTTTCCGATTGGCTTCAACTTGAATTCCTACGAGAAAATTGTAGAGGACCGGCAGTTTCTGACGGCGTTCTGGGTATCTGTGAAACGCGTGTTCTGGGTAGCTTTGCTTAGCTTCGTCGTGACGGTCCTTACCGCATATCCCCTAGCCCAGGATCCGCGCCAATTCCGTTTCCGTAACCCGGTGATGTGGCTGCTGGTGTTCATCATGCTGTTTAACGGAGGCTTGGTGCCTTTCTATATGGCGGTCAAGAGCTATCACATGTACAACACAATGTTCGCATTGGTGCTGCCGAATCTCTTCAGCGTGTTCAACATCATCCTGGTCGTTAACTTCTTCCGCAGCCTTCCACGGGAGCTGGAGGAGTCCGCAAGTATGGACGGCGCAGGGCCTTGGCGTATGTTATGGAATGTCATTATCCCGTTGTCTGTTCCCGTATTGGCTACAATTACGCTGTTTAACATTGTCGGCACATGGAATGAATATTTAAGCGGGTTAATCTTCATCCGCGATCAGGAGCTGGTGCCGCTTCAGACATATATGCAGACCTTGTTTGTGAAGATGGACCCGACCCAGCTGACGGCTGAAAATGTGAAGCAATTAAGCGAAGTGTCTAACAAAACGCTGAGCGCCGCCAAGACATTCGTGTCGTTAATTCCAATCCTGTTAATTTACCCGTTCCTGCAGCGATACTTCATCACAGGCATTATGTTGGGTTCCGTCAAGGAATAG
- a CDS encoding PA14 domain-containing protein, producing the protein MNMNVKKSTQPSTVKMSKMRMSKVKMNSAKAVKAFLCMAVVASGLTMLSSQPTPVSAASTDISSTYQWKPLKTGAGGFVTGIDVHKNGNTVYARTDVGGAYRLNADKTAWIQVVTSDSMPDETPGNHQGVISLVSAPGDENLAYMAYVGSVYRSTNKGSSWSKTNVSGISGDANGNGRTTGERLAVDPANGNVVYYGTPGSGLYKTRDGGANWSQDTSLPSTGESAQGVTSVAVDAGSGTVSDGGVTRTKTVYASVHNQGIFRSDNGGSSWSKITGNGLADARGFADLKIRSGVLYVVSDGVWKYAGGTWSNISPAGGIVSVAVSPHTQGKLLAFNGGGTPFRSVNDGVNWTQLSKSRTASDVPWLAWTEEDWMSVGNVVFDPIMPDKLWFAQGIGVWTSTDINDNDLTWNSLNNGIEEMVSTDVVAPQGGKPVTSFWDRPIFYHGNPDVYPSVHQPSPRFSSGWDLDYSYNNPNFLVAAVSDHRFCCESDGHAYSSGYSTDGGQNWTAFPSVPAEMRFGNIAVAASDTNNIVYLPSNNKAPFYTNNRGQSWSQVILPGTENSYDEQGNYNGGSHFAYYLNRHVLAADTVNDLTFYLYHQNLGMFRSTNGGQNWSLVNTSLPKGWTVGWFNASLKSVPGKAGHLFLTFGQLDEASYSMYRSTDGGVNWTEVTQVKDATAIGYGKALNGGYPTIYAAATVNGSYGVWRSTDEGANWEKTATYPLGLYDRVTAIDGDKDTFGKVYVGFKGNSFVYGEQAGAPGNNNGSGTGLTATYWNGLNFEQWVTNRTENVNFDWGTGSPGGGVNSDNFLARWEGYVQPKFNETYTFHTWSDDGVTLEVNGQSLINKWVDQGPTEWTGTITLQAGQKYSIRLNYYEKTGGAASKLYWSSPSQSKEIIPASQLYTAN; encoded by the coding sequence ATGAACATGAATGTGAAGAAGAGTACGCAGCCGAGTACGGTGAAAATGAGCAAGATGAGAATGAGTAAGGTGAAGATGAACTCAGCCAAGGCTGTAAAAGCATTTCTCTGCATGGCAGTTGTCGCTTCCGGCCTTACAATGCTCTCCTCGCAACCGACGCCCGTATCAGCTGCAAGCACGGATATCTCTTCAACCTATCAATGGAAACCATTGAAGACCGGAGCAGGCGGATTCGTGACCGGTATTGATGTACACAAGAACGGAAATACGGTCTATGCCCGCACGGATGTGGGAGGGGCGTACCGGTTGAATGCAGACAAGACGGCGTGGATTCAAGTGGTTACATCGGACAGTATGCCGGATGAGACGCCGGGAAATCACCAGGGTGTCATCAGCTTGGTGTCCGCACCGGGCGATGAGAACCTGGCTTATATGGCTTATGTGGGAAGCGTTTACAGATCTACCAATAAAGGCTCATCGTGGTCCAAAACCAATGTTTCAGGCATCTCCGGCGACGCTAACGGAAACGGCCGGACTACGGGCGAACGATTGGCGGTAGATCCCGCAAACGGCAATGTAGTCTATTACGGCACTCCCGGAAGCGGCTTGTATAAAACTCGGGACGGCGGGGCCAATTGGTCACAAGATACATCCTTGCCTTCAACAGGGGAATCGGCACAAGGCGTAACGAGCGTAGCGGTTGACGCTGGGAGCGGGACTGTATCGGACGGCGGAGTAACCCGGACGAAGACGGTATATGCCTCAGTTCATAACCAAGGAATATTCCGTAGTGATAACGGGGGAAGCAGCTGGAGCAAGATCACCGGTAACGGACTGGCCGACGCCAGAGGATTTGCAGATTTGAAAATTCGTTCCGGTGTACTCTACGTAGTGTCCGACGGAGTTTGGAAGTATGCCGGCGGGACCTGGAGTAATATCTCGCCGGCGGGCGGTATTGTAAGTGTAGCGGTATCTCCCCACACCCAAGGTAAGCTGCTCGCCTTCAACGGCGGCGGGACACCGTTCCGCTCGGTGAACGACGGCGTCAACTGGACTCAACTGTCCAAGAGCAGAACGGCATCGGATGTTCCCTGGCTGGCTTGGACGGAAGAGGACTGGATGTCGGTCGGGAATGTTGTTTTTGACCCGATTATGCCGGATAAATTGTGGTTTGCCCAAGGGATCGGCGTATGGACTTCCACCGATATTAATGACAACGACCTGACGTGGAACTCACTGAACAACGGGATCGAGGAGATGGTGTCCACAGATGTTGTAGCGCCTCAGGGGGGGAAGCCCGTCACCTCCTTCTGGGACCGTCCGATTTTCTACCATGGGAATCCGGATGTGTACCCTTCGGTCCATCAGCCGTCTCCTCGCTTCAGCTCCGGCTGGGATCTGGATTATTCCTATAACAATCCGAATTTCCTTGTAGCTGCGGTATCGGACCACCGCTTCTGCTGTGAATCCGACGGTCATGCGTACTCAAGCGGGTATTCCACAGACGGGGGCCAGAACTGGACCGCCTTCCCGTCCGTACCGGCGGAGATGCGCTTCGGTAACATCGCGGTCGCCGCATCGGATACGAACAATATCGTGTACTTGCCGTCAAACAACAAGGCGCCGTTCTACACGAATAACCGCGGCCAGTCTTGGTCACAAGTAATCTTGCCAGGCACGGAGAACAGCTACGATGAGCAAGGGAATTACAATGGCGGCTCCCACTTTGCCTACTATCTCAACCGACATGTGCTTGCGGCCGATACGGTGAATGACCTAACGTTCTATCTGTATCATCAGAACTTGGGAATGTTCCGCAGCACGAACGGGGGACAGAACTGGTCCCTTGTGAATACATCTCTGCCGAAGGGGTGGACAGTCGGCTGGTTTAACGCCAGCTTGAAATCGGTTCCCGGCAAAGCGGGGCATTTGTTCCTGACATTCGGGCAGCTGGATGAAGCCTCCTATTCCATGTACCGTTCCACCGACGGCGGAGTAAATTGGACGGAAGTGACGCAAGTCAAGGACGCGACGGCCATCGGCTACGGCAAGGCGTTAAACGGCGGCTACCCAACGATTTATGCAGCCGCAACGGTGAACGGCTCATACGGTGTATGGCGCTCCACGGACGAGGGAGCAAACTGGGAGAAGACGGCTACCTATCCGCTGGGACTGTATGATCGCGTAACGGCAATCGACGGTGATAAGGATACGTTCGGCAAGGTGTATGTGGGCTTCAAAGGGAACAGCTTTGTCTACGGGGAGCAGGCAGGCGCCCCAGGTAATAATAACGGCAGTGGAACCGGATTGACGGCAACATATTGGAACGGTTTGAACTTTGAACAATGGGTGACCAATCGGACGGAGAATGTCAACTTCGATTGGGGTACCGGTTCGCCGGGCGGGGGCGTAAACAGCGACAACTTCCTGGCAAGGTGGGAAGGTTACGTGCAGCCGAAATTTAATGAAACATATACGTTTCATACTTGGTCAGATGACGGCGTAACACTTGAAGTGAACGGTCAGTCGCTCATTAATAAATGGGTGGATCAGGGACCGACTGAATGGACCGGAACCATAACGCTTCAAGCCGGTCAGAAATACAGCATTCGCCTTAACTACTATGAGAAAACCGGGGGAGCCGCTTCGAAGCTTTATTGGTCGAGTCCTTCTCAATCTAAAGAGATCATTCCGGCATCGCAGTTGTATACTGCTAATTAA
- a CDS encoding lysylphosphatidylglycerol synthase transmembrane domain-containing protein — MAKRGIAIIAFFICSSFIIYVSSRWNALDLGSSLARLAASPGWLLFMSAGYLLSFALKAKAWQLYLRKEARLPFLESMAGLLYSLAVNHLLPVKAGDAARMAVVAANGRVPWATAVHSVVIMRVLDLLVLGAFAGTGALVLGFGSVTGIVCAIALTAAGLAFLRPLSLRIPYQAVARHLQHMDVTLRSKQGITILFLILASWLAEGAVVYGTWHALGWNFTAIQSVWLNSLTVAGQIFHITPGGIGTYETTFAAGASLLGFAGKDALRAAVAAHGFKFIFSYIAGLWAWWYMPLKWKDIRDYRQRLRIQATEEKPQ; from the coding sequence ATGGCCAAACGTGGGATTGCAATCATCGCCTTCTTCATATGTTCGAGCTTCATCATCTACGTTTCGTCCAGGTGGAACGCGTTGGATTTGGGAAGCAGCTTAGCGAGGCTGGCCGCCAGTCCGGGATGGCTGCTGTTCATGTCAGCCGGCTACCTGCTGTCCTTCGCATTGAAGGCCAAAGCCTGGCAGCTGTACCTGCGCAAAGAGGCTCGCCTGCCGTTTCTCGAGAGCATGGCCGGCTTGTTGTACAGCCTCGCCGTCAACCATCTCCTGCCGGTGAAGGCGGGAGATGCGGCCCGCATGGCTGTGGTTGCCGCCAACGGACGCGTCCCGTGGGCAACCGCCGTGCATTCTGTCGTCATCATGCGCGTCCTGGATCTGTTGGTCCTCGGCGCATTCGCGGGAACGGGCGCCCTGGTCCTGGGTTTTGGCTCCGTGACAGGGATCGTTTGCGCCATCGCGCTCACAGCAGCAGGACTGGCATTCCTTCGGCCACTCAGCCTACGCATTCCCTACCAGGCCGTCGCACGGCATCTGCAGCATATGGACGTAACGCTTCGTTCCAAGCAAGGCATCACTATTCTGTTCCTGATCCTAGCCTCTTGGCTGGCGGAGGGCGCCGTTGTTTACGGAACTTGGCACGCGCTGGGCTGGAACTTCACCGCGATTCAATCCGTGTGGCTGAACAGCCTGACGGTCGCGGGCCAAATTTTTCACATTACACCCGGGGGCATCGGCACCTACGAAACGACCTTTGCTGCAGGAGCAAGCCTGCTAGGCTTTGCGGGGAAGGACGCTTTAAGGGCAGCGGTTGCCGCGCATGGGTTTAAGTTTATTTTTTCCTACATAGCGGGATTATGGGCCTGGTGGTACATGCCTCTGAAATGGAAAGATATTCGCGACTACCGACAACGATTGAGAATTCAAGCAACTGAGGAGAAACCACAATGA